One region of Streptomyces subrutilus genomic DNA includes:
- the lgt gene encoding prolipoprotein diacylglyceryl transferase, giving the protein MDLAYIPSPSTGVIHLGPIPLRGYAFCIIIGVFVAVWLGNKRWVARGGKPGTVADIAVWAVPFGLVGGRLYHVITDYQLYFGEGRNWVDAFKIWEGGLGIWGAIALGAVGAWIGCRLRGIPLPAWADALAPGIALAQACGRWGNWFNQELYGRATDLPWAVEISAGPNRDAGTYHPTFLYESLWCIGVAVLVIWADRRFKLGHGRAFALYVAAYCAGRVWIEYMRVDEAHHILGLRLNVWTSIVVFVLAVVYFVLSAKLRPGREEVVEPDRSGAEGEKKAPAPAGADAAVEAKDAEDKPSDPAEAPAKPTVLTKPEPTATATAPSAEPDAAEAPEAKKL; this is encoded by the coding sequence ATGGACCTTGCTTACATTCCCAGTCCGTCGACCGGCGTGATCCATCTCGGACCGATCCCGCTCCGCGGCTACGCGTTCTGCATCATCATCGGCGTCTTCGTCGCTGTCTGGCTCGGCAACAAGCGGTGGGTCGCGCGCGGCGGGAAGCCGGGCACGGTCGCGGACATCGCCGTGTGGGCGGTGCCGTTCGGCCTGGTCGGCGGTCGCCTCTACCACGTGATCACCGACTACCAGCTCTACTTCGGCGAGGGCCGCAACTGGGTCGACGCCTTCAAGATCTGGGAGGGCGGCCTCGGCATCTGGGGGGCGATCGCGCTCGGCGCGGTGGGCGCCTGGATCGGCTGCCGGCTCCGCGGCATCCCGCTGCCGGCCTGGGCGGACGCCCTCGCCCCGGGCATCGCGCTGGCCCAGGCCTGCGGGCGCTGGGGCAACTGGTTCAACCAGGAGCTGTACGGCCGGGCCACCGACCTGCCGTGGGCGGTGGAGATCAGCGCGGGCCCGAACCGGGACGCCGGCACCTACCACCCGACCTTCCTGTACGAGTCGCTGTGGTGCATCGGCGTCGCGGTCCTGGTCATCTGGGCCGACCGCCGCTTCAAGCTCGGGCACGGTCGGGCGTTCGCCCTGTACGTGGCCGCGTACTGCGCCGGGCGCGTCTGGATCGAGTACATGCGCGTCGACGAGGCGCACCACATCCTGGGCCTGCGGCTGAACGTGTGGACCTCGATCGTGGTCTTCGTCCTGGCCGTCGTCTACTTCGTCCTGTCGGCGAAGCTGCGGCCGGGCCGCGAGGAAGTCGTCGAGCCGGACCGCTCCGGCGCCGAGGGCGAGAAGAAGGCCCCGGCTCCGGCCGGCGCGGACGCCGCCGTCGAGGCGAAGGACGCCGAGGACAAGCCCTCGGACCCCGCCGAGGCCCCGGCGAAGCCGACCGTACTGACGAAGCCCGAGCCGACCGCCACCGCCACCGCTCCGTCCGCGGAGCCGGACGCGGCCGAGGCCCCGGAGGCCAAGAAACTCTGA
- the trpA gene encoding tryptophan synthase subunit alpha, with translation MSSTHGRGNIELLSATLAKAKSEDRAALVAYLPAGFPTVDGGVEAVKAVIAGGADVVEIGLPHSDPVLDGPVIQTADDIALRGGVKIADVIRTVREAHEATGAPVLVMTYWNPIDRYGVERFTAELAAAGGAGCILPDLPVQESALWREHAGKHGLATVFVVAPSSRDERLATITAAGSGFVYAASLMGVTGTRASVGAEAKELVGRTRKTTDLPVCVGLGVSNPEQAREVAGFADGVIVGSAFVKLLLDAPDLPAGLAAVRSLAGELAEGVRRS, from the coding sequence GTGAGCTCCACGCACGGGCGCGGCAACATCGAGCTGCTGAGCGCCACCCTCGCCAAGGCGAAGTCCGAGGACCGCGCGGCCCTCGTCGCCTACCTCCCCGCGGGCTTCCCGACCGTCGACGGCGGCGTCGAGGCGGTCAAGGCCGTCATCGCCGGCGGCGCGGACGTCGTCGAGATCGGCCTGCCCCACAGCGACCCGGTCCTCGACGGGCCGGTCATCCAGACCGCCGACGACATCGCCCTGCGCGGCGGAGTCAAGATCGCCGACGTGATCCGGACGGTCCGCGAGGCGCACGAGGCCACCGGGGCCCCGGTCCTGGTCATGACGTACTGGAACCCCATCGACCGGTACGGCGTCGAGCGGTTCACCGCCGAGCTGGCGGCGGCGGGCGGCGCCGGCTGCATCCTGCCCGACCTGCCGGTCCAGGAGTCCGCGCTGTGGCGCGAGCACGCCGGCAAGCACGGTCTGGCGACCGTCTTCGTCGTCGCCCCCAGCAGCAGGGACGAACGGCTGGCCACCATCACGGCGGCCGGTTCCGGCTTCGTCTACGCGGCCTCCCTGATGGGCGTCACCGGCACCCGCGCCTCGGTCGGCGCAGAGGCGAAGGAGCTGGTCGGGCGGACCCGCAAGACCACCGACCTGCCGGTGTGCGTGGGCCTGGGCGTCTCCAACCCCGAGCAGGCCAGGGAAGTGGCCGGCTTCGCGGACGGCGTGATCGTCGGATCGGCCTTCGTCAAGCTGCTGCTGGACGCGCCGGACCTGCCGGCCGGGCTGGCCGCCGTACGGTCGCTTGCGGGCGAGCTTGCGGAAGGCGTACGCAGGAGCTGA
- a CDS encoding DsbA family protein: protein MSEKNDGANRDATKRSARERLQAERDRQKARDRRRRTLIVSAAVVGVLGLAAVVGLIAANTGKDGGGKAGPVVAPSGATGKDALAIRTGRDEAKSTLTVWEDVRCPACKAFEDSYRDTIHDLEAKGLLKVDYHLVTLIDGNMGGSGSLKGANAAACAQDAGKFAAYHDLLFQQQPEEVDDAYGKNAKLLELAGQVDGLDTPAFRKCVEDGTHNSWVGKAHEAFRAGNFRGTPTVLLNGKDVFSDKADPLTPQKLKERVEAAAGASGGSGGKAGDGKAGSKASPSAGATSGATPGATPGAKATRASGSGSAGPSKSPANSGPDGASGN from the coding sequence GTGAGCGAGAAGAACGACGGTGCGAACCGCGATGCGACGAAACGATCGGCCCGCGAGCGACTCCAGGCGGAGCGCGACCGGCAGAAGGCCCGGGACAGGCGTCGGCGGACGCTCATCGTGTCGGCGGCGGTGGTCGGCGTACTCGGCCTGGCCGCCGTCGTCGGTCTGATCGCGGCCAACACCGGCAAGGACGGCGGCGGAAAGGCGGGACCGGTGGTCGCGCCCTCCGGAGCCACCGGCAAGGACGCGCTGGCCATCCGGACGGGCAGGGACGAGGCCAAGTCCACCCTCACCGTGTGGGAGGACGTCCGCTGCCCCGCCTGCAAGGCCTTCGAGGACAGCTACCGGGACACCATCCACGACCTCGAGGCCAAGGGGCTGCTCAAGGTGGACTACCACCTGGTCACGCTCATCGACGGGAACATGGGCGGCAGCGGCTCGCTGAAGGGCGCGAACGCGGCCGCCTGCGCGCAGGACGCCGGCAAGTTCGCGGCCTACCACGACCTCCTCTTCCAGCAGCAGCCCGAGGAGGTGGACGACGCCTACGGCAAGAACGCGAAGCTGCTGGAACTGGCCGGCCAGGTGGACGGGCTGGACACCCCCGCCTTCCGCAAGTGCGTCGAGGACGGCACGCACAACAGCTGGGTGGGCAAGGCCCACGAGGCCTTCCGCGCCGGAAACTTCCGGGGCACGCCGACCGTGCTGCTGAACGGCAAGGACGTCTTCTCGGACAAGGCCGACCCGCTGACCCCGCAGAAGCTGAAGGAGCGGGTGGAGGCGGCGGCCGGGGCCTCCGGCGGGAGCGGCGGCAAGGCGGGGGACGGGAAGGCGGGGAGCAAGGCCTCGCCGTCGGCGGGTGCGACGTCCGGGGCCACCCCGGGCGCGACTCCCGGGGCGAAGGCCACACGGGCGTCGGGGTCGGGGTCGGCAGGGCCGTCGAAGTCGCCTGCGAACAGCGGTCCGGACGGGGCCTCGGGGAACTGA